GCCTCTGTTATTAGGCCTCACCATGATCCGACCAAGTCATGACACTTGCGACGACGCTCAACGCTATGAGCGTTTCCTTGATTTATTCACCGCTGATCGCGACGGTATCTACGGTTATATTTTTTCTTTGTTGCCCAATCATGCCGATGCCGAAGACGTCTTCCAGAAGTGCTGTATCGTGCTCTGGCGTAAACTCGATCTCTACGTCGAGGGAAGTTCATTCTTGGGATGGGCGTGTACGGTGGCGCATTACGAAGTTCTCAATTTCCGTCGAACCGTCAAACACGATCGGCTTTGTTTCAGCCAAGAGTTGATTGAGCAACTGTCACATCAGCAGCAGGTATTGCAGGGCGGCAAGAGCCCGCGAAGTGAGGCCCTGCGGTCCTGTCTGCAGAAGCTCACGACGATGGATCGAGAATTATTAGACACACTCTACGGCCCCGATCAGAGCCTCGCTGAGCATGCCAAGGCAACGGGCAAGGCGTTGCAATCACTGTACAATCGCGCAGGGATGCTACGCCGCAAACTCGGTCAGTGTGTCCAGCAGTCGTTGCAGTTGTCAGGAGTTGACTCGTGATTAATCGATTGGAGGAGGGGCGATTTGACCAGTTGCTCAACGCCTTGATTGACCGGCGAATCACTGCTGTGCAGTTTGAGGAGCTGGGGTTTTTGCTGCTGGATGACCCCATCCGGCAGCGACGTTACCTCGATGAGATCGCGATTCATCTTGAGCTCGCTCAACTTCTACGATGTGATCGATACACTCCAGGAATTCCCGTCGAGATCGAGTCGGCGGCCAAGCGTTCTCGGTTGAGCCACTATCGAATGGGGCTGCTCGCATTGGCGATGACGATTCTGATCGTTGCGACATCAGCGGGCTTGCTAATCAAAGCAGGTCTCGGTGGGAGAGTTTCCGAATCGATGCCGCGAGGTGCAGACTTGATTCGTTCGCATGCTGCTGGCGAGGAGCTGTCAGCTCAGGTTGCGGTTGTATTGGCGCAGAATTCGAGTGCTGAGTTTTTTGGGACGATGCCGCCAGCCGTGGGTGCCACAATGGAGATGAATCGCCAGTACATCATGACGTATGGCTCGATCGAGTTGGCGTTCCCGAAAGGAGCGACAGCATTGTTGGAGGCGCCGGCAATTTTTTTGGTCGCCTCCACCGAACGATTGTATCTCGAGTCCGGCCAGTGTTCGGTGCACGCACCCGACGGAGCCGAAGGTTTTCAATTGGAGACACCCTTAGCAAATGTGATTGACCTGGGCACGCGATTCGGTGTCAGTGTTGATATCTCCGGGGAGACCAACGTGCAGGTGATCGAAGGAGCAGCGGAAGTTATTGAGAAGGATTTGCACGGTGCTCACCGAGCAGTGCCTGCTCTATTGAAGGCAAATGATGTTGGCGTCTATCCGGCGGATGTCGATCGCATTGAGAGCTCCCTTGAGTTCGACCCGTCGGCCTACCGATACGGTTTGCGAGATCGGATCCTCCAGTACAAGGCATCCATGTCTGAAAGTCCCGATGCACGCGGTGTCGAGGATCTGCTGTCGATCTCAGTGCAGCGAGGAGGTCGTCCGTATGACTATCGCATCGAACAGATGATTCCCTCTGAGATCACATCCTTCCGCTCTACACAGCCGCAAGAAGTCCAACCGGTCGCGTACCGGTTTGGCGACGAACGTCCGATCAGCGAGCTGCTGCGGTCTGATAATTCGCTCGATACGGGGATATTGAACCCAGGAGCGTCGAAGGTCCCGTTGACGACCAGCCCTGATGAGAACACCGTCGGAATGGCCCTCCGGTTCGCCCAACCTGTCGTCAATTCGGCGGGTCCGGACATTGTCTTATTTGAACTCCAAGGCTATGGCAACCCGAAGCAGGGGGATGCATTCCATGTCAGTCCACTTCAATTCCGCGAGGGCTTGCATTCGCACACCATTGGTGAGTTTGACATTCCAATGACGTCGCCGGAGGCACTGGAAGTAGCGGGATTTGGGCTGCTGCGATTCGAACATTCCATTGATTCGCTATCGGATTTGGATTCGGGACGATATTCCCGGCGCTATCGGCATTTCAACTTCCGCGCTTTGGCCGTAGGCATCGACCTGTCGGATTTGGGATATGCTGAAGGCGATGTGGTGACGGGAATGTTTCTGCAAGACGCCGACGATGATGATGATACGCACAATGGTGGATCGATGGTGGATCCGGTTTACGTGGGTGGGTTCCCCCCGATCTTGAGCGATCGGCAAGATGTACCGTCCGAACTGCCCGCTCGCAATGGAAAGATTTTTACTGAATGAATATTATGTCAGTCTATCGGTTTGCCGTACTCATCGTTGTGGTGACACTGGTCAACGTCGATCAAGTTCGTTCTCGCTGTAACGCCCACACGGTCGCGCATTGGGAATTCGGTAGTGAAGCGGCCATGCCGTTGGAATTGCACGGTGACGTCTACCGGGATCAAGAGGGGCCGCGGCCGCCTGAGTTCCCAGACTTCTCGAGCGACAACACAGCCCTGAGATTTGACGGGCGGGGATTTCTGACGCTCGACGATCCCGGGCCTAACAGCGACTTTGACTTCACCTCAGGCGATGAGATCACCTTGGAAGCGTGGGTCCGCATGGATGATCAGGGCAGTGGAGCGCCGATGTACATCATCGGTAAGGGCCGCAGTGGTGGCAAATCCGTGACGCGGGACAATCAAAATTGGGCGCTGCGTGTCGTCTCCGGCAATGAATTGATCAAAGGCAGCTTCCTATTTGCAACGCCCCGTTCACCGGAGGCCACAGGAGCCAGCGATCACTGGCATCGTTGGACAACCAATGCGGGTTTCGCGGTTGGATCCGGTTGGCATCATGTCGCTGTTTCCTACCGTTTCGGTGAGCCCGATTCGATCCGCGGCTGGATCGATGGGCAGCCGACCGACGGAACGTGGGATATGGGCGGCGCGACCTTCAAGAGTCCAGTGGTCGACAACGACGCGGTTTGGATTGGCTCGGCCAGTGGCGGCAATTTCGGCAACAGCTTTCGTGGCTGGTTGGATGGGGTTGCCGTGCACCGCGTTGCTCTGGATGACAAGGCGATGGCTTCGCGTTTCAATCGGCTCGGAGGCGCGCGAGTGATCGGGCCACAACCTGAAACGCAGCCGGGCCTCGGGGAAATTCCGCCTGGACAGGTTTTGATTAGCGTTGCCGAAGGGTTCGCTAGCAACACGCGGTGGCTCAATGAGAATGAGACTTGGCCTGCCGAGAGTGTGCGATACTACACGGATTCGTTTTTGCTGTCGCGCCTTCCGCTGCGATTTGATGAATGGGGCATTCGTAGCCGATGGGCGGACCCGCTCTTGGTCCGCATCGCCGGCGACGTCGAGTTGCCCGTGGGCAAGCATCCGTTTCTGGTGCGAACTCGCTCGCTGAGTCGTTTGTGGATTGATGGTGAGCTGGCCAACCGCACGCCCACGGTGAAGCGTCGGGGTGGCAACCTACAACCAATCGTTCCGATCCCCGATCCCTTAGTCCCCGGAGCCCGGCTTCTCCCCTTTCCGCAACAGGAGGTGTTCTTCGAGCATCAGATTGCGCCAGCAGACAGCGCCGCTGATCCTACCGATAGACAGCTCGGCCGACGCCGCGTTCGCGTCGTGCTGGAGTTCATCGTTGGTGGCGGTGGTCAGCGGATCGAGTCCGGTGAAGTGTGTGTCGCCATCCAGCCGAGAGGCGTCGGTCCTCTGCTCGTACTAACACCGGATTCAGCCTCACCACTCCAGCTCACCGACGAGGCAATTGAGCCGAAGCTAAGCCGTCTCGAAACGCAGTTGCGAGCGATCGATGATTTCAATCGAAAGCAGGCTGCAGATTCCCAGGCTGAATTCTGGCAGATGCGACATGATTTTGCCCGCGCCTGGGCACAGCAGGAGCTCGGTGATCCTGTTGAGAGATTCCTGCACGCCGAAAACAACCAAAATGTCGAGATCAATGTCGATGGTCGGAAGCATGTCATCGATCAGTTTGTAGAGCAGAAGATTTTGGCCGCGGGCGGTCGGGCGACCGAGTCCGATGGCACAGTTTCGACGCATTTTCACGAACAGGTGTTGCCCATTTTGCGTGACCAGTGCTTCCGCTGTCACAGCACGAAGATGCAGGGAGAGCTGCGATTGGACTCGCTCAGTCACGCCCTGACTGGCGGTGAATCCGGAGAGCCTGCGATCGTTCCTGGTGACCCAGATGCCAGCGAGTTGATTCTTCGGGTGCGCGACGGTGACATGCCGCCAACCGATGAGGGACTCAGCGCGGAACAAATCGCTGTGCTGGAAAAATGGGTTGCAGATGGCGCTCAATGGCCTGCAGTCGCCTCAACTGTCGCGAGCGGCAACGAGGTACCCCTGGTTGAGGACGCAGCTTTTCTGCGGCGCGCTTATTTGGACACAGTAGGCGTAGGGCCGACGCCAGATGAAGTTCGCGCTTTCCTCGCTGAGGACACACCACGCAAGCGAGAGGCAATCGTCGAGAAGTTGCTCAGCGATGATCGGTACGCTGATCATTGGGTCAGTTTTTGGATGGATCTGCTCGCCGAGAATCCTGGTCTGTTGAATGCTTCCCTCAACAGCACGGGCCCGTTTCGCTGGTTCCTGTATGATTCGCTACGGGACCGCAAGCCGCTCGACCGGATGGTAACGGAGCTGATTATGATGCGTGGAAGTGCATCGGATGGAGGCAGTGCCGGATTTGCACTCGCCGGTGAGAACGATTCACCCATGGCCGCGAAAGCGCACATCCTCTCGTCTGCGTTTCTTGGAATCGAGTTGCAATGTGCTCGCTGCCATGATTCTCCGTTTCATAGCACCACTCAAGAAGATCTGTTTTCCATTGCCGCGATGTTAAATCGCAAATCGTTATCGCCACCGAAGACGAGCCGCGTGCCTGCCGCATTCTTTGATGGCATCGGTCGCGAGTCGCTGATAAAGGTAACGTTAAAACCGGGGGCTCAGGTACAGCCTCAGTGGCCGTTCACCGCAGTAACAGGGACCGAAGACTCCGACGCGCTAAGTGCTTTGATGCACCAGCCCACGGACAGCCGCGAACGCTTAGCGGCGCTGATCACCGGTCCCCAGAACCAACGATTTGCGAAGGTTGTCGTCAACCATCTATGGAACCGTCTGATCGGTGCTGGTATCGTCCAGCCGCTCAATGATTGGGAAGGGCACACCGCGAGCCATCCAGAACTGCTCGATTGGCTGGCCTATGAATTGTTGACTCATGACTACGATCTCTGTCACGTTCAGCAGTTAATCATGACATCGGAGCTCTATGGGCGGCAGGCTCTCGGGACGAATCGCGATGCGAGCGCGGAGCAACGTTTCTTCCACGCCCCCGATCCACGGCGGTTGACGGCGGAATCGATTGTGGATTCACTGTTCGAGTCAAGTGGCCAACGCATGGATAGCGAAGAACTGACGTTTGTCCATGACGGTTCCGCCACGACGAGAACGCGGATGACGCTTGGCAAACCGCATCGTGGCTGGATGCTAGCGGGATTGAATAATGAACGCGACCGACCGAGTCTGTCGATGCCCCGTGCGCAAGCCGTGGTGGATGTCTTGCAGGCATTCGGATGGATTGCCGAACGCCAGCAACCGATCGCCCAACGCAACCAAGACGCCAATGTGCTGCAGCCCGGCATTCTGGCAAACGGCAATCTCACCATGTCTCTCACGCGTGCTAGCGCTCGCAGCCAGCTGGCCGATCTGGCGGTGCAAAGTGAAACGCCAGAGCAGCTTCTCGAAGAGCTGTTCCTGCGATTTTTGGCCCGCTACCCTAATCCCTCTGAGCGTGACACGTTCGTCAGTGCACTTGCAGTTGGGTTCGACGAACGCTTGCTGCCAAGCGATGAGATTGTGCCAGTCAGCCTCGCTGCACCGCTGCCACAATCGACGTGGACCAATCATTTGGTACCCGAAGCAAATCAGATCCAGCTGGAGTGGCAAGAGCGGGTAAGAAGAGGTCCCGACGCCGATCCGCGTTTGGAGGCCGTGTGGCGGCAACGCTACGAAGATGTGATTTGGAGTCTCGTCAACGCCCCCGAATTCGTTTGGATACCATGAAGCCCATTCGCAATCCCCCAAGGTCATCAATGTCTCAGTCAACACGCCGTCAGTTCCTGCAGACGAGCGCCGCAACGGCGGGTGCAATGTCGCTTCCTGCGTCTGCGATCTGCGGAGCCGCCGCACCGCTTGTTAAAGGCGACGCGGAGCATGTCATCTCCATCTGGCTCGGAGGTGGCATGGGGCAGATGGATACTTTCGATCCGAAACGGAAAGGCGATCCGAAGGCGAAGGTAGCGGGTTCGTACTACGATGCCATTGATACGTCAGTCCCCGGTGTTCAAGTCTGCGAGCATCTGTCGGGTGTCGCAAAAGTAATGGAACATGTCACTGCGGTGCGATCGGTTCATCACGAGGTGATTGACGAGCACGCGGCGGCAACGAATCGGCTTCACACTGGCCGCTCGATCAGCGGGACGGTGACCTATCCCTCGCTCGGATCGATGATTTCGCACGAACGAGGCAGCGCTGGTGACGGAGCGCCACCCTACGTCTTGATCGGTTACCCTAACGTCACCCGTGGTCCTGGATTCCTCGGTGCAAAGCATGGATATCTTTATTTAACTGACACGAGCCAGGGACCGGCCGGCCTGTCACCTCCGGCCGGGATCAGCCAGTCCCGCCAAGACCGTCGCCAAGCCTATCTGGCGGAACTGCGACGTACAACAGGAATGAGTGAAATGAGGGCGTTGGCTGAGTATGACGCTGTGATCCAGGAAAGTTTAAAGCTCAGTGGGCCGCAGTTTGGCTCGGTATTTAATCTCGACGAAGAGCCCGGTCACCTACGGAATCAATATGGCGGCGAGTTTGGCCAGCGATGTCTACTCAGTAGGCGTCTGGTTGAACGCGGCGTGCGTTTCGTAGAGGTCAGCCACAACTTGAACTTTCTCAATGGATCCGGTTGGGATGTGCACAACAACGGGATCGTCAACCAATACAAATTAATCGCGGAGCTGGACCAATCCCTGGCAACTCTGATCGCGGATTTGCGTAGCAAACAACTCCTCGACAAAACTCTGATTATGGTTACGACGGAGTTTGGACGCCCTGCGGATTTCGACAGCGGCGGTGGTCGTGGGCACCAGGGGACCGCGTTCAGCTGCGTGCTTGCCGGTGGGGGCCTCACTCACCGTGGCGCCTATGGCGAAACCGATGAGATTGCTAAACGTATCGTTGCGAATCCGGTGTCCATACCTGATCTCTTCGCGACCGTTTGCGCCGCCGTGGGCGTTGACCATCAAAAGAACTTGTACGATGGCGATCGCCCGATCCCAATCACCGACCAGGGCACACCGATTAGTGCGTTGTTTACTTAGCTGCCTCTTGATTTACCAGCCCGACGCGCCAGCGATGCAGTTCAGCTTTTGCCCTGCCTACGCTGGGGGGAGTGTTGTGCATTTGCACCGTGAAAGCAACTGTCGAAACAGTCGATCTAGGCGACCACGGTCGACCGTCCTGATCAGCGGTCGCCGACGCGTCGCCTGTCGGTGATGAACACGAGCGATTCGAAAGCAGTCGGGCTGCGCTCTGGTCTGGACGCAATGCAGAAATCACAATCACCATCGTCGTCGGGCATCGCCGGGACGTCTCCAGCTTCATCTGGTATGAAATCGGGCCCCTCGGCGTTGCTGTTTTGACTATGAGCTCGATCGAGAGAGAGCTACGCGGAAGACATGGATCGCCGATCTTCCCGCAGCGACATCGCGCACGGTCGCTCTTCGTGCTATGCTAGCGGGCTGATCGCTGCCCCACAGTGCCACAGCGTTGGTAGATAGTTTCCCGTTACGCTGTAGGAGTGTCCAAGACGGGATGCGTGCAAAAGTACTGAGGCAGGGGTAACGCTGCCAAGTCGCCAGAGTCCCCGGTTCCATTTTTTGATTTGTGCGAGAGTCTGATGCTATTTCTGTTGTTCGTTTTTGTCGCTGTGGCGGCATCCGTGTCGGCTGCCGATGAGTTCGCCCTCCACTCTTTCAAACGCCACCAGCTCTCGGACACGTACTTCTCCGAAGGTGCTGCGGTGGGTGACCTGAATGCGGATGGTATCCCGGATCTGGTTTACGGCCCGTATTGGTTCGAGGGACCGGACTTCCGCGAACAGCACGAGATCTACAAACCGGTTCCCCAAGACATGAACCGCTATGCCGATAACTTCTTTACATGGGTCGAGGATTTTAACGCGGACGGGTTTGCCGATGTTTTGGTAGTGGGATTGCCGGGCACGCCCGCATTCATCTTCGAGAACCCCCAAGACGGTTCCGCCAACGCTCATTGGCAGCGACACCGCGTGATGGAGGGCATTGGGAACGAGTCTCCGGAGTTCATTGACGTTGATGGTGACGGCCGTCGCGACTTAGTTTGCGCCCACGATGGGTTCTTTGGTGTCGCAACCTATGACCCCCAGAACGCATTCGAGCCGTGGGACTTCCATGCGATTTCTGAACCGAACGCTGCCAAAAGAACGCCCCATGGACTCGGAATCGGCGACATCAATAGCGACGGGCGCATGGACCTGATTCACGCTCACGGGTGGTATGAGCAACCAGAGTCGAATGCACTGACGACTCGATGGCGATCGTACAATGCGCCCCTAACCAGCGCCTACGGTGGGGCAGAGATGTATGCCTATGACGTGGACGGAGATGGCGACAACGACATCATCACCAGCAACGCTGCGCACGACTTTGGCTTGGGATGGTACGAGCAAGTACGCACGGGAGACGACATCACGTTCAAATATCACCGCATCATGGGGGCCAAACGCTCCGAGAATCAATACGGTGCTTTGTTCAGCGAACTGCATTCCGTTCATCTGGCTGATATCGATGGCGACGGACTGCAGGATATTGTGACTGGGAAAACCTATTGGTCACATCATCGGCAAAGCCCGATGTGGGACGCGGGCGCGGTTGTCTATTGGTTCAAGCTGGTGCGAGATGAGAACAGCATTCGCTGGGTCCCTCACTTGATCGACGCTGAATCGGGGATCGGTAGACAAATCGTCGTCGAGGACGTCAATGCAGATGGACTGCTCGACGTCGTGGTGGGCGGTATGAAGGGAGGCCATGTCCTGCTGCATCAGAAGGAAACTGTTGCGGAAGCAGACTGGAACGCGGCCCAGCCGAAGGTGTTTGCTGACTTCCAGCCCGAATCCACACCACAGCTTCGTAAAGCAAATGTTTCTAGCGTGAAGATGAGTCCGCGGACCGGCCGTGTGGCTGGTGCCATCGAAGCCGAAACGCTGACCTACTATGTCAGCGGCGGGAACGCGCGACCTCAGGATATGCGAGGATTCTCTTTAGATCGTTGGAGCGGACAGTCGCAACTGTGGTGGACGGGGGCGCAGCCGGGCGACTCTTTGACCATGGAGTTGCCAGAGTTCTCTGGGACGGTAGATATCGAGATCGTGCTGACGGGTGCGAAAGACTATGGCATCGTGCAGTTGTATCTCGATGATCAGCCGCTCGGTACTCCCATCGATCTCTACCAACGCGATGTCAAAACAACGGGGGTACTCAAGTTCTCTCAAAGGAAGGTTGACGGCAATCAGCACACATTGGGTGTGA
This genomic window from Allorhodopirellula heiligendammensis contains:
- a CDS encoding sigma-70 family RNA polymerase sigma factor — encoded protein: MIRPSHDTCDDAQRYERFLDLFTADRDGIYGYIFSLLPNHADAEDVFQKCCIVLWRKLDLYVEGSSFLGWACTVAHYEVLNFRRTVKHDRLCFSQELIEQLSHQQQVLQGGKSPRSEALRSCLQKLTTMDRELLDTLYGPDQSLAEHAKATGKALQSLYNRAGMLRRKLGQCVQQSLQLSGVDS
- a CDS encoding FecR domain-containing protein — translated: MINRLEEGRFDQLLNALIDRRITAVQFEELGFLLLDDPIRQRRYLDEIAIHLELAQLLRCDRYTPGIPVEIESAAKRSRLSHYRMGLLALAMTILIVATSAGLLIKAGLGGRVSESMPRGADLIRSHAAGEELSAQVAVVLAQNSSAEFFGTMPPAVGATMEMNRQYIMTYGSIELAFPKGATALLEAPAIFLVASTERLYLESGQCSVHAPDGAEGFQLETPLANVIDLGTRFGVSVDISGETNVQVIEGAAEVIEKDLHGAHRAVPALLKANDVGVYPADVDRIESSLEFDPSAYRYGLRDRILQYKASMSESPDARGVEDLLSISVQRGGRPYDYRIEQMIPSEITSFRSTQPQEVQPVAYRFGDERPISELLRSDNSLDTGILNPGASKVPLTTSPDENTVGMALRFAQPVVNSAGPDIVLFELQGYGNPKQGDAFHVSPLQFREGLHSHTIGEFDIPMTSPEALEVAGFGLLRFEHSIDSLSDLDSGRYSRRYRHFNFRALAVGIDLSDLGYAEGDVVTGMFLQDADDDDDTHNGGSMVDPVYVGGFPPILSDRQDVPSELPARNGKIFTE
- a CDS encoding DUF1553 domain-containing protein; amino-acid sequence: MNIMSVYRFAVLIVVVTLVNVDQVRSRCNAHTVAHWEFGSEAAMPLELHGDVYRDQEGPRPPEFPDFSSDNTALRFDGRGFLTLDDPGPNSDFDFTSGDEITLEAWVRMDDQGSGAPMYIIGKGRSGGKSVTRDNQNWALRVVSGNELIKGSFLFATPRSPEATGASDHWHRWTTNAGFAVGSGWHHVAVSYRFGEPDSIRGWIDGQPTDGTWDMGGATFKSPVVDNDAVWIGSASGGNFGNSFRGWLDGVAVHRVALDDKAMASRFNRLGGARVIGPQPETQPGLGEIPPGQVLISVAEGFASNTRWLNENETWPAESVRYYTDSFLLSRLPLRFDEWGIRSRWADPLLVRIAGDVELPVGKHPFLVRTRSLSRLWIDGELANRTPTVKRRGGNLQPIVPIPDPLVPGARLLPFPQQEVFFEHQIAPADSAADPTDRQLGRRRVRVVLEFIVGGGGQRIESGEVCVAIQPRGVGPLLVLTPDSASPLQLTDEAIEPKLSRLETQLRAIDDFNRKQAADSQAEFWQMRHDFARAWAQQELGDPVERFLHAENNQNVEINVDGRKHVIDQFVEQKILAAGGRATESDGTVSTHFHEQVLPILRDQCFRCHSTKMQGELRLDSLSHALTGGESGEPAIVPGDPDASELILRVRDGDMPPTDEGLSAEQIAVLEKWVADGAQWPAVASTVASGNEVPLVEDAAFLRRAYLDTVGVGPTPDEVRAFLAEDTPRKREAIVEKLLSDDRYADHWVSFWMDLLAENPGLLNASLNSTGPFRWFLYDSLRDRKPLDRMVTELIMMRGSASDGGSAGFALAGENDSPMAAKAHILSSAFLGIELQCARCHDSPFHSTTQEDLFSIAAMLNRKSLSPPKTSRVPAAFFDGIGRESLIKVTLKPGAQVQPQWPFTAVTGTEDSDALSALMHQPTDSRERLAALITGPQNQRFAKVVVNHLWNRLIGAGIVQPLNDWEGHTASHPELLDWLAYELLTHDYDLCHVQQLIMTSELYGRQALGTNRDASAEQRFFHAPDPRRLTAESIVDSLFESSGQRMDSEELTFVHDGSATTRTRMTLGKPHRGWMLAGLNNERDRPSLSMPRAQAVVDVLQAFGWIAERQQPIAQRNQDANVLQPGILANGNLTMSLTRASARSQLADLAVQSETPEQLLEELFLRFLARYPNPSERDTFVSALAVGFDERLLPSDEIVPVSLAAPLPQSTWTNHLVPEANQIQLEWQERVRRGPDADPRLEAVWRQRYEDVIWSLVNAPEFVWIP
- a CDS encoding DUF1501 domain-containing protein, which codes for MSQSTRRQFLQTSAATAGAMSLPASAICGAAAPLVKGDAEHVISIWLGGGMGQMDTFDPKRKGDPKAKVAGSYYDAIDTSVPGVQVCEHLSGVAKVMEHVTAVRSVHHEVIDEHAAATNRLHTGRSISGTVTYPSLGSMISHERGSAGDGAPPYVLIGYPNVTRGPGFLGAKHGYLYLTDTSQGPAGLSPPAGISQSRQDRRQAYLAELRRTTGMSEMRALAEYDAVIQESLKLSGPQFGSVFNLDEEPGHLRNQYGGEFGQRCLLSRRLVERGVRFVEVSHNLNFLNGSGWDVHNNGIVNQYKLIAELDQSLATLIADLRSKQLLDKTLIMVTTEFGRPADFDSGGGRGHQGTAFSCVLAGGGLTHRGAYGETDEIAKRIVANPVSIPDLFATVCAAVGVDHQKNLYDGDRPIPITDQGTPISALFT